The following proteins are encoded in a genomic region of Enoplosus armatus isolate fEnoArm2 chromosome 11, fEnoArm2.hap1, whole genome shotgun sequence:
- the tspan7 gene encoding tetraspanin-7 — protein sequence METKPVITCLKTLLIVYSFVFWITGAILLAVGVWGKLMLGPYISLIADNSTNAPYVLIGTGTVIIVFGLFGCFATCRGSPWMLKLYAMFLSLVFLAELVAGISGFVFRHEIKGTFHRTYTDAVLNYNAEDEASRAVDNLQHRLRCCGVYNYTSWFGSVYYPSNGIPASCCFNSSDCNLEDLRNATLAPTKVYHQGCYELVTSFMETNMAIIAGVTFGIAFSQLIGMLLACCLSRIITANQYEMV from the exons ATGGAGACTAAACCGGTCATCACCTGCCTTAAAACCCTCCTCATCGTATACTCCTTCGTGTTTTGG ATAACAGGAGCCATCCTGCTGGCAGTGGGAGTATGGGGGAAGTTGATGCTGGGCCCGTACATCTCTCTGATAGCAGACAACTCCACCAACGCCCCATACGTCCTCATCGGCACCGGGACCGTCATCATCGTTTTTGGCCTGTTTGGATGCTTCGCCACCTGCAGAGGAAGCCCATGGATGCTGAAGCTG tATGCCATGTTTCTGTCGCTCGTCTTCCTCGCTGAGCTAGTGGCTGGGATCTCTGGATTTGTGTTTCGCCATGAG ATAAAGGGAACCTTTCACAGGACATACACCGACGCAGTCCTGAACTACAATGCTGAGGATGAGGCGAGCCGTGCGGTTGATAACTTGCAGCACAGG CTGCGTTGCTGTGGAGTGTATAACTACACCAGTTGGTTTGGCAGTGTATATTACCCATCCAACGGCATTcctgccagctgctgctttAACTCCTCCGACTGCAACCTAGAAGACCTCCGCAATGCAACTCTAGCCCCGACCAAGGTCTACCACCAG GGCTGCTATGAGTTGGTCACTTCATTCATGGAGACCAACATGGCCATTATTGCAGGGGTGACGTTTGGGATTGCCTTCTCACAG ctgATTGGCATGTTGCTGGCCTGCTGTCTGTCCAGGATCATCACAGCCAATCAGTACGAGATGGTCTAG
- the LOC139292243 gene encoding ras-related protein Rab-33B, whose protein sequence is MAIENKPGEEFDTVFSQNDSLDLSSHHEYETGQARMFKIIVIGDSNVGKTCLTYRFCGGTFLKNPEATIGVDFRERTLELDGESIKLQIWDTAGQERFRKSMVEHYYRSVHAIIFVYDVTSLSSFESIPEWIEECSRHSVGPLVPRIMVGNKCDLRDRREVPTSAAQCLADSYNFPLFETSAKDPAEKEHVDAIFLTLAYRLKSHKPLRLKQPSESSVRQLLNQRGQEAETCQC, encoded by the exons ATGGCAATAGAAAACAAACCTGGGGAGGAATTTGACACCGTTTTCAGTCAAAATGACTCTTTGGACCTGTCTTCGCACCACGAATATGAGACTGGACAAGCTCGGATGTTCAAGATAATAGTCATAGGAGATTCAAACGTGGGAAAGACGTGTTTGACTTACAGATTCTGCGGGGGCACTTTCCTGAAAAACCCAGAGGCGACGATCGGGGTCGACTTCAGAGAGAGGACGCTGGAGCTCGATGGGGAGAGTATCAAG TTGCAGATCTGGGACACGGCAGGTCAGGAGCGTTTCAGGAAGAGCATGGTGGAGCACTACTACCGCAGCGTCCATGCCATCATCTTCGTGTACGACGTGACCAGCCTCTCCTCCTTCGAGAGCATCCCTGAGTGGATTGAGGAGTGCAGCCGACACTCTGTGGGGCCCCTGGTGCCCCGCATCATGGTGGGCAACAAGTGTGACCTGAGGGACCGCCGGGAGGTCCCCACGTCTGCCGCCCAGTGTCTTGCCGACAGCTACAACTTCCCTCTGTTTGAGACTTCAGCCAAGGACCCTGCTGAGAAGGAACATGTGGACGCTATCTTTCTGACATTGGCTTATAGACTGAAGAGCCACAAACCCCTGAGACTGAAACAGCCGAGCGAGAGCAGTGTCAGGCAGCTGTTGAACCAGAGAGGGCAGGAAGCAGAAACTTGTCAATGCTGA
- the katnal1 gene encoding katanin p60 ATPase-containing subunit A-like 1 isoform X2, with protein MNLADICDNAKKGREYALLGNYDSSIVYYQGVIQQIHKHCQSLRDPALKVKWQQVRQELTEEYEQVKGIMGTLESFKSEKPVDILAPQSEERSEDPAVWPPPTPAEHRNPIAVKRPNSAVKQQRKDSPGLQHRGGAPGGRGQANPKPDRLGFRDARGTKAKDDKGKKGAGDAPGDIEQKKFDGTGYDSDLVDSLERDIVSRNPNVHWDDIADLEDAKKLLREAVVLPMWMPDFFKGIRRPWKGVLMVGPPGTGKTMLAKAVATECGTTFFNVSSSTLTSKYRGESEKLVRLLFEMARFYAPTTIFIDEIDSICGRRGTSDEHEASRRVKSELLVQMDGVGGALENDDPSKMVMVLAATNFPWDIDEALRRRLEKRIYIPLPTAVGRVELLKINLREVEVAADVDLDLIAEKIEGYSGADITNVCRDASMMAMRRRIQGLSPEEIRALSKDELQMPVTMEDFTLTLKKISKSVSAADLEKYVAWMAEFGSV; from the exons ATGAATTTGGCAGACATATGTGACAACGCCAAGAAGGGCCGTGAGTATGCTTTGCTGGGGAACTATGACTCCTCCATCGTGTACTACCAGGGCGTCATTCAACAGATCCACAAGCACTGTCAGTCCCTCAGGGACCCTGCACTTAAAGTCAAATGGCAACAG GTCAGGCAGGAACTGACGGAGGAGTATGAGCAGGTGAAAGGCATTATGGGAACGCTTGAGAGCTTTAAGTCAGAGAAGCCAGTTGACATCCTCGCCCCTCAATCCGAGGAGAGATCTGAGGATCCAGCAGTTTGGCCCCCTCCAACCCCTGCAgaacacag gaATCCTATTGCAGTGAAGCGCCCCAACAGTGCggtgaagcagcagaggaaggacTCCCCTGGTCTGCAGCATCGAGGAGGAGCGCCAGGAGGCCGTGGTCAGGCCAACCCCAAACCAGATCGGCTGGGATTCAGAGATGCCCGAGGCACAAAGGCCAAAGACGATAAG GGAAAGAAAGGGGCTGGTGACGCACCAGGGGATATAGAGCAGAAGAAGTTTGACGGCACGGGATATGACAGCGACCTGGTGGACTCACTGGAGAGAGATATTGTGTCCCGTAACCCCAACGTACACTG GGACGACATTGCTGATCTGGAAGATGCTAAGAAGCTGCTGAGAGAAGCAGTGGTGTTGCCCATGTGGATGCCTGACTTCTTTAAGGGCATTCGTCGCCCATGGAAg GGTGTGTTAATGGTCGGCCCTCCCGGGACAGGGAAGACCATGTTAGCCAAAGCTGTGGCCACAGAATGTGGGACTACGTTCTTCAACGtgtcctcctccaccctcaccTCCAAATACAGGGGCGAGTCCGAAAAACTTGTGCGTCTGCTGTTTGAAATG gcccGGTTTTATGCACCAACAACCATCTTCATAGACGAGATTGACTCCATCTGTGGCAGAAGAGGAACATCTGATGAACATGAAGCCAGCCGCAGGGTCAAATCTGAACTACTGGTTCAGATGGATG GTGTGGGGGGAGCTCTGGAGAATGATGACCCCTCTAAGATGGTGATGGTCCTTGCTGCCACCAACTTCCCGTGGGACATCGACGAGGCGTTACGACGGCGGCTGGAGAAGCGGATCTACATCCCCCTGCCCACAG ctgtgggTCGTGTAGAGCTTCTAAAGATCAACctgagggaggtggaggtggctGCTGATGTGGACCTGGACCTCATTGCTGAGAAGATTGAGGGCTACTCTGGAGCAGACATCACCAAcgtctgcag GGATGCGTCCATGATGGCAATGCGTCGTCGAATCCAAGGCCTGAGCCCCGAGGAGATCCGAGCCCTGTCCAAAGACGAGCTGCAGATGCCTGTGACCATGGAGGACTTCACCCTCACACTCAAGAAGATCTCCaagtctgtctctgctgcagacCTGGAAAAGTACGTAGCCTGGATGGCTGAGTTCGGGTCAGTATAG
- the katnal1 gene encoding katanin p60 ATPase-containing subunit A-like 1 isoform X1, with product MNLADICDNAKKGREYALLGNYDSSIVYYQGVIQQIHKHCQSLRDPALKVKWQQVRQELTEEYEQVKGIMGTLESFKSEKPVDILAPQSEERSEDPAVWPPPTPAEHRNPIAVKRPNSAVKQQRKDSPGLQHRGGAPGGRGQANPKPDRLGFRDARGTKAKDDKKGAGDAPGDIEQKKFDGTGYDSDLVDSLERDIVSRNPNVHWDDIADLEDAKKLLREAVVLPMWMPDFFKGIRRPWKGVLMVGPPGTGKTMLAKAVATECGTTFFNVSSSTLTSKYRGESEKLVRLLFEMARFYAPTTIFIDEIDSICGRRGTSDEHEASRRVKSELLVQMDGVGGALENDDPSKMVMVLAATNFPWDIDEALRRRLEKRIYIPLPTAVGRVELLKINLREVEVAADVDLDLIAEKIEGYSGADITNVCRDASMMAMRRRIQGLSPEEIRALSKDELQMPVTMEDFTLTLKKISKSVSAADLEKYVAWMAEFGSV from the exons ATGAATTTGGCAGACATATGTGACAACGCCAAGAAGGGCCGTGAGTATGCTTTGCTGGGGAACTATGACTCCTCCATCGTGTACTACCAGGGCGTCATTCAACAGATCCACAAGCACTGTCAGTCCCTCAGGGACCCTGCACTTAAAGTCAAATGGCAACAG GTCAGGCAGGAACTGACGGAGGAGTATGAGCAGGTGAAAGGCATTATGGGAACGCTTGAGAGCTTTAAGTCAGAGAAGCCAGTTGACATCCTCGCCCCTCAATCCGAGGAGAGATCTGAGGATCCAGCAGTTTGGCCCCCTCCAACCCCTGCAgaacacag gaATCCTATTGCAGTGAAGCGCCCCAACAGTGCggtgaagcagcagaggaaggacTCCCCTGGTCTGCAGCATCGAGGAGGAGCGCCAGGAGGCCGTGGTCAGGCCAACCCCAAACCAGATCGGCTGGGATTCAGAGATGCCCGAGGCACAAAGGCCAAAGACGATAAG AAAGGGGCTGGTGACGCACCAGGGGATATAGAGCAGAAGAAGTTTGACGGCACGGGATATGACAGCGACCTGGTGGACTCACTGGAGAGAGATATTGTGTCCCGTAACCCCAACGTACACTG GGACGACATTGCTGATCTGGAAGATGCTAAGAAGCTGCTGAGAGAAGCAGTGGTGTTGCCCATGTGGATGCCTGACTTCTTTAAGGGCATTCGTCGCCCATGGAAg GGTGTGTTAATGGTCGGCCCTCCCGGGACAGGGAAGACCATGTTAGCCAAAGCTGTGGCCACAGAATGTGGGACTACGTTCTTCAACGtgtcctcctccaccctcaccTCCAAATACAGGGGCGAGTCCGAAAAACTTGTGCGTCTGCTGTTTGAAATG gcccGGTTTTATGCACCAACAACCATCTTCATAGACGAGATTGACTCCATCTGTGGCAGAAGAGGAACATCTGATGAACATGAAGCCAGCCGCAGGGTCAAATCTGAACTACTGGTTCAGATGGATG GTGTGGGGGGAGCTCTGGAGAATGATGACCCCTCTAAGATGGTGATGGTCCTTGCTGCCACCAACTTCCCGTGGGACATCGACGAGGCGTTACGACGGCGGCTGGAGAAGCGGATCTACATCCCCCTGCCCACAG ctgtgggTCGTGTAGAGCTTCTAAAGATCAACctgagggaggtggaggtggctGCTGATGTGGACCTGGACCTCATTGCTGAGAAGATTGAGGGCTACTCTGGAGCAGACATCACCAAcgtctgcag GGATGCGTCCATGATGGCAATGCGTCGTCGAATCCAAGGCCTGAGCCCCGAGGAGATCCGAGCCCTGTCCAAAGACGAGCTGCAGATGCCTGTGACCATGGAGGACTTCACCCTCACACTCAAGAAGATCTCCaagtctgtctctgctgcagacCTGGAAAAGTACGTAGCCTGGATGGCTGAGTTCGGGTCAGTATAG